From the Solanum pennellii chromosome 4, SPENNV200 genome, one window contains:
- the LOC107015997 gene encoding uncharacterized protein LOC107015997 isoform X1, whose amino-acid sequence MKLAVVGAGISGLLSAYELAKAGVKVVVYEKENYISCHANKTVIIDDIDLSPGFMIFDQVTYPDPMEFLEFLGVDLEISDMSFSVSLDQGRGCEWGTRNGFSSLFAQKKNVLNPYFWQMIREIIRFKQDVISYLEELDNNPDIDRNETLGQFIESHVYSESFQKAYLVPICASIWFCPSEGVMGFSAYSILSFFRGRHLMQLFDLPQLLTIRRSDAYVNKAKEELEKRGCQIRTGCEVNSVSTNEEGCTIACNDGSIEVYDGCIIAVHAPDTLKMLGKEATYDETKILGAFDYVYSDTYLHQDKTFLPHAPAAWSACNFLGTINNRGCATYWLNVIQNLGDSELPYLVTFDPPHTPEHTLVKWRTSHALPSVAASKASRELHQIQGKRGIWFCGAYQGYGFHENELKAGVIAADGMLRRNCSILYNPKYLVPTWPETGARLLVTRFFRSYIQTGCIILLEEGGTIFTFQGRDRKCSLKVSLTVRNMQFYWKVATQADLGLADAFIHGDFSFVDKNDGLLNLIMIFIANRELKESVKPTSKYRGWWTPVLFTAALSSAKYFYRHISNQNTLTQARRNISRHYDVSNELFSLFLDETMTYSCAIFKSEDEDLKDAQLRKIDVLIRKAKVEKEHHILEIGFGWGSFAMEVVKQTGCKYTGITLSEQQLEYAQLRVKQAGLQGQITFILCDYRQIPSKDKYDRIISIGMIEHVGHDYMEEFFTCCESALTEDGLLALQFISMPDGSYDEYRHSTGFIKEYIFPGGCLPSLSRVTSAMAATSRLCVIHLEEIGIHYYQTLRCWRRNFQKNKSQIRALGFDDKFIRTWEYYFDYCAAGFKTRTIGDYQIVFSRPGNVAAFGDPYNDNMPSAY is encoded by the exons ATGAAATTAGCAGTGGTAGGGGCCGGGATAAGTGGACTGCTTTCTGCATATGAATTGGCAAAAGCTGGTGTCAAAGTTGTAGTTTATGAGAAGGAAAATTATATCAGCTGCCATGCTAATAAGACTGTCATCATCGACGACATCGATCTTTCCCCTGGCTTTATGATCTTCGATCAG GTAACTTATCCCGATCCGATGGAATTTCTTGAGTTCCTTGGAGTTGATTTGGAGATCTCTGATATGTCATTCTCAGTGAGCTTAGACCAAGGCCGTGGTTGTGAATGGGGTACTCGAAATGGATTCTCTAGTTTGTTTGCACAGAAAAAGAATGTCTTGAATCCGTATTTTTGGCAAATGATTAGAGAAATTATCAGATTCAAACAGGATGTCATAAG TTACCTTGAAGAACTGGACAACAATCCTGACATTGATCGCAACGAAACATTAGGGCAATTTATTGAGTCACATGTCTATTCGGAGTCATTTCAGAAGGCTTATCTG GTTCCAATATGTGCTTCAATTTGGTTCTGCCCCTCGGAAGGAGTAATGGGATTTTCTGCTTATtccattctttcattttttcgCGGCCGCCATCTTATGCAG CTTTTTGATCTCCCTCAGTTGCTCACTATAAGGCGATCAGATGCATATGTAAACAAG GCTAAGGAGGAGCTTGAGAAAAGAGGCTGCCAAATAAGAACTGGTTGTGAAGTAAATTCTGTATCGACAAATGAAGAAG GTTGTACCATAGCTTGCAATGATGGTTCCATAGAAGTATATGATGGATGCATAATCGCTGTACATGCACCAGATACTCTGAAAATGTTAGGCAAAGAGGCAACATATGATGAAACAAAAATACTGGGTGCTTTCGACTATGTCTACAG TGATACTTACCTTCATCAAGACAAAACGTTCCTGCCTCATGCCCCGGCAGCATGGAGTGCTTGTAACTTTCTtggaaccataaataatagagGATGTGCAACATATTGGCTCAATGTAATCCAG AATCTCGGTGACTCAGAGCTGCCTTATCTCGTAACCTTCGATCCTCCTCATACACCAGAGCATACATTGGTTAAATGGAGAACAAGCCATGCGCTTCCCTCAGTTGCTGCATCAAAAGCTTCACGTGAGCTACATCAAATCCAAGGGAAGAGAGGAATATGGTTTTGTGGAGCATATCAAG GCTATGGCTTCCATGAGAATGAACTAAAG GCGGGTGTGATTGCTGCAGATGGGATGCTTAGAAGGAATTGTAGTATTCTGTACAACCCCAAGTATCTGGTACCAACCTGGCCTGAAACTGGAGCACGCCTCCTCGTTACTAGATTTTTCAGAAGTTACATTCAAACAGGATGCATAAT CTTGTTGGAAGAAGGAGGTACAATTTTCACCTTCCAAGGAAGAGACAGGAAATGCTCTCTCAAAGTTTCTCTTACAGTTCGTAATATGCAGTTTTACTGGAAG GTTGCAACTCAAGCTGACCTAGGTCTCGCTGATGCTTTTATTCATGgggatttttcttttgttgataaGAATGATGGTCTTCTTAATCTTATCATG ATATTTATTGCAAACAGAGAATTGAAAGAATCTGTTAAACCGACTAGCAAGTATAG AGGCTGGTGGACACCGGTGCTTTTTACAGCAGCGCTATCATCTGCAAAGTACTTCTATCgacatatttcaaatcaaaacacACTGACTCAGGCTCGTCGAAATATCTCTCGCCATTATGACGTG AGTAATGAACTCTTCTCACTCTTTCTGGATGAGACAATGACATACTCATGTGCTATTTTCAAG agCGAGGATGAAGACCTAAAAGATGCGCAGCTGAGAAAGATCGATGTTCTCATTAGAAAG GCAAAAGTTGAGAAGGAACATCACATTTTAGAGATTGGATTTGGTTGGGGAAGTTTCGCGATGGAAGTTGTCAAGCAAACAGGATGTAAATATACTGGTATAACCCTCTCCGAGCAGCAGCTGGAGTATGCACAATTGAGAGTTAAGCAAGCAGGACTTCAG GGTCAAATAACATTTATCCTATGTGACTATCGCCAAATCCCAAGTAAGGACAAGTATGACAGGATTATATCAAT CGGGATGATAGAACATGTTGGTCATGATTACATGGAGGAATTCTTTACTTGCTGTGAATCTGCACTAACAGAAGATGGACTTCTAGCTCTGCAG TTCATTTCAATGCCAGACGGGAGTTATGACGAATATAGGCATAGCACGGGCTTCATAAAAGAGTACATATTCCCAGGTGGATGCTTGCCCTCACTAAGTCGAGTAACATCAGCCATGGCTGCTACATCCAgattatg CGTAATTCACCTGGAAGAGATAGGAATTCATTACTATCAAACACTGAGATGTTGGCGAAGAAACTTCCAGAAAAACAAAAg CCAAATTCGTGCTTTGGGATTCGATGACAAGTTCATCAGGACATGGGAGTACTACTTTGACTACTGCGCTGCTGGATTCAAAACGCGCACAATAGGAGATTATCAG
- the LOC107015997 gene encoding uncharacterized protein LOC107015997 isoform X2 — MGFSAYSILSFFRGRHLMQLFDLPQLLTIRRSDAYVNKAKEELEKRGCQIRTGCEVNSVSTNEEGCTIACNDGSIEVYDGCIIAVHAPDTLKMLGKEATYDETKILGAFDYVYSDTYLHQDKTFLPHAPAAWSACNFLGTINNRGCATYWLNVIQNLGDSELPYLVTFDPPHTPEHTLVKWRTSHALPSVAASKASRELHQIQGKRGIWFCGAYQGYGFHENELKAGVIAADGMLRRNCSILYNPKYLVPTWPETGARLLVTRFFRSYIQTGCIILLEEGGTIFTFQGRDRKCSLKVSLTVRNMQFYWKVATQADLGLADAFIHGDFSFVDKNDGLLNLIMIFIANRELKESVKPTSKYRGWWTPVLFTAALSSAKYFYRHISNQNTLTQARRNISRHYDVSNELFSLFLDETMTYSCAIFKSEDEDLKDAQLRKIDVLIRKAKVEKEHHILEIGFGWGSFAMEVVKQTGCKYTGITLSEQQLEYAQLRVKQAGLQGQITFILCDYRQIPSKDKYDRIISIGMIEHVGHDYMEEFFTCCESALTEDGLLALQFISMPDGSYDEYRHSTGFIKEYIFPGGCLPSLSRVTSAMAATSRLCVIHLEEIGIHYYQTLRCWRRNFQKNKSQIRALGFDDKFIRTWEYYFDYCAAGFKTRTIGDYQIVFSRPGNVAAFGDPYNDNMPSAY; from the exons ATGGGATTTTCTGCTTATtccattctttcattttttcgCGGCCGCCATCTTATGCAG CTTTTTGATCTCCCTCAGTTGCTCACTATAAGGCGATCAGATGCATATGTAAACAAG GCTAAGGAGGAGCTTGAGAAAAGAGGCTGCCAAATAAGAACTGGTTGTGAAGTAAATTCTGTATCGACAAATGAAGAAG GTTGTACCATAGCTTGCAATGATGGTTCCATAGAAGTATATGATGGATGCATAATCGCTGTACATGCACCAGATACTCTGAAAATGTTAGGCAAAGAGGCAACATATGATGAAACAAAAATACTGGGTGCTTTCGACTATGTCTACAG TGATACTTACCTTCATCAAGACAAAACGTTCCTGCCTCATGCCCCGGCAGCATGGAGTGCTTGTAACTTTCTtggaaccataaataatagagGATGTGCAACATATTGGCTCAATGTAATCCAG AATCTCGGTGACTCAGAGCTGCCTTATCTCGTAACCTTCGATCCTCCTCATACACCAGAGCATACATTGGTTAAATGGAGAACAAGCCATGCGCTTCCCTCAGTTGCTGCATCAAAAGCTTCACGTGAGCTACATCAAATCCAAGGGAAGAGAGGAATATGGTTTTGTGGAGCATATCAAG GCTATGGCTTCCATGAGAATGAACTAAAG GCGGGTGTGATTGCTGCAGATGGGATGCTTAGAAGGAATTGTAGTATTCTGTACAACCCCAAGTATCTGGTACCAACCTGGCCTGAAACTGGAGCACGCCTCCTCGTTACTAGATTTTTCAGAAGTTACATTCAAACAGGATGCATAAT CTTGTTGGAAGAAGGAGGTACAATTTTCACCTTCCAAGGAAGAGACAGGAAATGCTCTCTCAAAGTTTCTCTTACAGTTCGTAATATGCAGTTTTACTGGAAG GTTGCAACTCAAGCTGACCTAGGTCTCGCTGATGCTTTTATTCATGgggatttttcttttgttgataaGAATGATGGTCTTCTTAATCTTATCATG ATATTTATTGCAAACAGAGAATTGAAAGAATCTGTTAAACCGACTAGCAAGTATAG AGGCTGGTGGACACCGGTGCTTTTTACAGCAGCGCTATCATCTGCAAAGTACTTCTATCgacatatttcaaatcaaaacacACTGACTCAGGCTCGTCGAAATATCTCTCGCCATTATGACGTG AGTAATGAACTCTTCTCACTCTTTCTGGATGAGACAATGACATACTCATGTGCTATTTTCAAG agCGAGGATGAAGACCTAAAAGATGCGCAGCTGAGAAAGATCGATGTTCTCATTAGAAAG GCAAAAGTTGAGAAGGAACATCACATTTTAGAGATTGGATTTGGTTGGGGAAGTTTCGCGATGGAAGTTGTCAAGCAAACAGGATGTAAATATACTGGTATAACCCTCTCCGAGCAGCAGCTGGAGTATGCACAATTGAGAGTTAAGCAAGCAGGACTTCAG GGTCAAATAACATTTATCCTATGTGACTATCGCCAAATCCCAAGTAAGGACAAGTATGACAGGATTATATCAAT CGGGATGATAGAACATGTTGGTCATGATTACATGGAGGAATTCTTTACTTGCTGTGAATCTGCACTAACAGAAGATGGACTTCTAGCTCTGCAG TTCATTTCAATGCCAGACGGGAGTTATGACGAATATAGGCATAGCACGGGCTTCATAAAAGAGTACATATTCCCAGGTGGATGCTTGCCCTCACTAAGTCGAGTAACATCAGCCATGGCTGCTACATCCAgattatg CGTAATTCACCTGGAAGAGATAGGAATTCATTACTATCAAACACTGAGATGTTGGCGAAGAAACTTCCAGAAAAACAAAAg CCAAATTCGTGCTTTGGGATTCGATGACAAGTTCATCAGGACATGGGAGTACTACTTTGACTACTGCGCTGCTGGATTCAAAACGCGCACAATAGGAGATTATCAG
- the LOC107017119 gene encoding uncharacterized protein LOC107017119, whose product MWKDRGPGVKILWLWAIGTAGILVTSVVRTRLRDMEEFMNAQQQTPGPIDSPAISDNDDHQSLNSEDFIREEKG is encoded by the exons ATGTGGAAAGACAGAGGACCAGGAGTGAAGATCCTATGGCTTTGGGCCATTGGAACTGCTGGAA TTTTAGTAACAAGCGTAGTGAGGACCAGACTGCGGGATATGGAGGAGTTTATGAACGCTCAGCAACAAACGCCTGGGCCTATTGATTCACCTGCAATAAGCGATAATGATGATCATCAATCATTGAATTCTGAGGATTTCATTCGGGAGGAGAAAGGGTGA
- the LOC107017387 gene encoding peroxidase 3-like, with protein sequence MAKYGNLSNFLVLCILLGIVGSIVGQLQLNFYAKSCPQAEKIIQEYVQKQIPNAPSLAAALLRLHFRDCFVRGCDGSVLLNFTSSTKNQTEKVAVPNQTLRGFTFIDGVKKAVQAECPGVVSYADIVALVARDSVVVTGGPYWKVPTGRRDGRVSNASEALANIPPLTSNFSSLQTSFASKGLDLKDLVLLSGAHAIGVSHCPSFSSRLYNFTGVWGKQDPSLDSEYAANLKMKKCKSINDNTTIVEMDPGSSSKFDLLYFQLVLRRKGLFQSDAALTTSATTNSFINQLVQGSLKQLYAEFGLAMEKMGKIEVKTGSVGEIRKHCAAVNS encoded by the exons ATGGCTAAATATGGCAATTTGAGTAATTTTCTAGTGTTGTGTATTCTACTAGGAATAGTGGGTTCTATCGTTGGTCAGTTGCAGCTCAACTTCTATGCAAAGAGCTGTCCGCAAGCTGAGAAGATAATTCAAGAATATGTGCAAAAGCAAATACCAAATGCTCCGTCTCTTGCAGCCGCGTTGCTCAGACTGCATTTCCGCGATTGCTTTGTCAGG GGTTGTGATGGTTCTGTACTCCTGAATTTCACTTCGAGCACGAAAAACCAGACTGAAAAAGTAGCAGTTCCTAATCAAACGCTGAGAGGCTTCACATTCATCGATGGTGTGAAGAAAGCAGTACAAGCTGAGTGCCCTGGAGTTGTCTCTTATGCGGATATTGTTGCTTTGGTAGCTAGAGACTCCGTTGTGGTCACA GGGGGCCCTTACTGGAAGGTTCCAACTGGTAGAAGAGATGGAAGAGTATCAAACGCCTCGGAAGCGTTGGCAAACATCCCCCCTCTAACAAGCAACTTTTCCAGTCTCCAGACGTCTTTTGCCAGCAAGGGTCTTGACCTAAAAGATTTGGTCCTATTGTCTG GTGCACATGCCATTGGAGTCTCTCATTGCCCGTCATTTTCATCACGTTTATACAATTTTACTGGAGTTTGGGGCAAACAAGATCCATCTCTAGATAGCGAATATGCAGCTAATCTTAAGATGAAGAAATGCAAATCAATCAATGACAACACCACAATTGTCGAAATGGATCCTGGCAGTTCCAGTAAATTTGACCTTCTCTACTTCCAGCTTGTGCTCAGAAGAAAAGGGCTATTCCAATCTGATGCAGCCTTGACAACAAGTGCGACAACAAACTCATTCATCAACCAGCTAGTACAAGGATCACTCAAACAATTATACGCTGAATTTGGTTTAGCCATGGAAAAAATGGGAAAGATTGAAGTCAAGACCGGCTCTGTTGGTGAGATTAGGAAGCACTGTGCAGCTGTGAATAGTTAA